In Opitutaceae bacterium TAV5, one genomic interval encodes:
- a CDS encoding glycosyhydrolase: MFPRCRLFFAFPALCTATVTIGAPTPVALAPFYPESAIISVHAAENKALPLQGVRPSASVSYQINDYSGTVVARGRITAGPDGRLAVPAALPSGYYELLLVAPADASGVAATLPFLRLPPVTSFAGADPFFSFDTALSWLLPPEVRAERIAQLPQVIGTAGLARERLSWNAIHPAPDHRDWETVRQYETTRRDYAANGIKILEMFHDSPAWLGKAQGGKFPLDLSGSARSFTDIALRWQSYWGALEVWNEPNIGFGGNQPADQYLPIVKTIRHTLRSAGVDTPIGGGVFAYLNPDYLSLAARNGLLDESDFISFHYYSDPRRLEKHIGDMRAWLRANDRESKPIWITEIGRRWRGDPKTIPTLAQQREVARYVAMQAIEARACGISAWFPFVYPPYNERELSNFGFTDSHGLPLRPLAAIAQVTRALSGSTYAGDLALPSGTSSPDPAGRIRIFDTQDPEKKLVVICTDEDPADTTMVLPFLVESACGVDGRALATTSTASSTIVPVPDGVAYVVASRAAVTPFIQTATEAMRLSRIARQEPPPLPPASPVILQPLIDLKATGITAVTRGYHLPAGDDVRIPLKLRINNLSGQPRTVSVTYTTQDAASSAPQSAEVAPGAFAELRFDIPASALPRNDDGTFSLTFSASAPDLRIAPASLVFIPSLGLEEYLAEYPWQFALPVNEPQRWRSNANGKLTFAHDSPGAIWGFRVTFGKGDRWAYPRFTLPQEVALDRLTGVLLRARCARPATVRLMSWDADNNMSVTSSAVVPDNGQWHVVYVPLSSWLKPAADGDAPLGRQISDLSLGLNSLADDNAIEVSDFYLLGR; the protein is encoded by the coding sequence ATGTTTCCCCGCTGTCGCCTTTTCTTCGCGTTTCCTGCACTCTGCACCGCTACAGTCACCATCGGCGCCCCGACGCCGGTCGCCTTGGCCCCGTTCTATCCTGAATCCGCCATTATCAGCGTACACGCGGCTGAAAACAAGGCGCTTCCGCTTCAGGGCGTCCGGCCATCGGCCTCTGTCTCGTACCAGATAAATGACTACTCGGGAACCGTTGTCGCTCGTGGCCGGATCACCGCCGGTCCGGACGGGCGCCTCGCGGTTCCTGCCGCATTGCCATCCGGCTATTACGAGCTCCTTCTCGTCGCTCCTGCGGATGCCTCCGGCGTTGCGGCCACTCTCCCCTTCCTCCGCCTTCCGCCCGTCACCAGTTTTGCCGGCGCCGATCCGTTCTTTTCTTTCGACACCGCCCTCTCCTGGCTTCTCCCGCCGGAGGTCCGCGCCGAGCGCATTGCACAACTCCCGCAGGTCATCGGCACCGCCGGTCTTGCCCGCGAACGCCTTTCGTGGAACGCCATTCACCCTGCGCCGGATCACCGCGATTGGGAAACTGTCCGCCAATACGAAACCACCCGGCGCGACTATGCGGCGAACGGCATAAAAATCCTGGAAATGTTTCACGACTCCCCCGCCTGGCTGGGCAAGGCACAAGGCGGCAAGTTTCCGCTCGATCTTTCCGGCTCCGCCCGTTCCTTCACCGATATCGCTCTCCGCTGGCAGAGCTATTGGGGAGCCCTCGAAGTCTGGAATGAGCCCAACATCGGCTTCGGCGGCAATCAACCTGCCGACCAGTACCTCCCCATCGTCAAAACCATCCGGCACACGCTTCGCTCCGCCGGCGTGGACACTCCGATCGGCGGCGGCGTCTTTGCCTATCTGAACCCCGACTACCTTTCACTCGCCGCCCGTAACGGCCTGCTCGACGAATCGGACTTCATCAGTTTCCACTATTACAGCGATCCCCGGCGCCTCGAAAAACACATCGGCGACATGCGCGCCTGGCTTCGTGCCAATGACCGCGAATCAAAACCGATCTGGATCACGGAAATCGGCCGACGCTGGCGCGGTGATCCGAAAACAATTCCCACGCTGGCCCAGCAGCGTGAAGTCGCCCGCTACGTCGCCATGCAGGCCATCGAAGCCAGAGCCTGTGGCATCTCGGCCTGGTTTCCTTTTGTCTATCCTCCCTACAACGAGCGCGAACTCAGCAATTTCGGCTTTACCGACAGCCATGGACTTCCGCTTCGCCCGCTTGCCGCCATCGCCCAGGTCACACGCGCCCTCTCGGGCTCCACGTACGCCGGCGATCTCGCTCTTCCCTCCGGCACATCATCTCCCGATCCGGCCGGACGCATCCGGATATTTGATACGCAGGATCCGGAAAAGAAGCTCGTGGTCATCTGCACGGACGAGGATCCTGCCGACACCACGATGGTTCTCCCTTTCCTTGTCGAGTCGGCATGCGGCGTCGACGGACGTGCGCTCGCCACGACATCCACCGCATCCTCCACGATTGTGCCGGTGCCCGATGGCGTGGCTTATGTTGTGGCCAGCCGCGCGGCCGTCACTCCCTTCATCCAGACCGCGACCGAAGCCATGCGCCTGAGTCGCATCGCCCGTCAGGAGCCGCCCCCTCTCCCCCCGGCTTCACCTGTCATCTTGCAACCGTTGATCGATCTGAAAGCGACGGGCATCACAGCCGTCACACGCGGCTATCATCTCCCTGCCGGCGACGATGTGCGCATCCCGCTGAAACTGCGTATCAACAATCTCTCCGGCCAGCCGCGCACCGTCTCCGTCACTTACACCACTCAGGATGCCGCCTCTTCCGCGCCGCAATCCGCCGAAGTCGCTCCGGGCGCGTTCGCCGAGCTCCGTTTCGACATCCCGGCCAGTGCGCTTCCGCGCAACGACGACGGAACCTTTTCCCTCACATTCTCCGCCAGTGCACCCGATCTGCGCATTGCGCCGGCTTCGCTCGTTTTTATTCCCTCGCTCGGGCTCGAGGAATACCTCGCCGAATATCCCTGGCAGTTCGCGCTGCCGGTCAACGAGCCTCAGCGCTGGCGCTCCAATGCCAACGGAAAACTCACTTTCGCGCATGACTCGCCGGGCGCCATCTGGGGATTTCGCGTCACCTTCGGGAAAGGAGATCGCTGGGCGTATCCGCGTTTTACGCTCCCGCAGGAAGTCGCGCTCGATCGCCTCACGGGAGTCCTGCTGCGCGCGCGTTGCGCCAGGCCCGCCACCGTTCGCCTCATGTCGTGGGACGCCGACAACAACATGAGCGTCACCTCCTCCGCCGTGGTCCCGGACAACGGCCAATGGCATGTCGTTTACGTACCGCTCTCCTCCTGGCTCAAGCCTGCGGCCGACGGCGACGCGCCTCT
- a CDS encoding DNA-binding protein, with product MPGYIADTGPLVGWINRRDQWHSWSVAVMQLLEPPLITCEAVIAEAVWQLGNSQEAVDQLYGMVEAGALRIVPLFPEHIAHIRALSAKYPQMNFCDAAVVRLSEMFPHAKVLTTDTAHFTIYRRLRNKPVPILHPGDSP from the coding sequence ATGCCTGGCTATATCGCTGACACCGGCCCGCTCGTCGGCTGGATCAATCGCCGCGACCAGTGGCATTCGTGGAGCGTGGCGGTCATGCAACTGCTGGAACCCCCGTTAATCACCTGTGAAGCCGTTATCGCCGAAGCCGTCTGGCAACTCGGCAATTCGCAGGAGGCTGTCGATCAGCTTTACGGCATGGTTGAAGCAGGGGCTCTCAGGATCGTGCCGCTTTTCCCCGAGCACATTGCCCATATCCGGGCACTCTCGGCCAAATATCCTCAAATGAATTTTTGCGACGCTGCCGTTGTCCGGCTTTCGGAGATGTTTCCGCACGCCAAGGTGCTCACCACAGATACTGCGCATTTCACCATTTATCGCCGTCTTCGCAACAAACCTGTCCCGATTCTTCATCCCGGGGATTCTCCGTAA
- a CDS encoding N-terminal cleavage protein has translation MNIRQQPEYQLQLRCPGHGFTLIELLTVIAIIGILASLVLVSVGQVRRKARAIKCTSNLRQIGIAAAAYSAENKGRIVPCFYPGDGDADDLRHWTGILAPYMGWKGDNSPGQKWESFNVMPVYQCPENEGMFGYSHNYSELSWIQANQSINQWVTYEQVEIPSKTVFMADSYDPGNPTSWKGILRKPSDSNKRSTVHFRHSDAANVLWVDGHVSSMKQSSDLMRTDNYYFKKQK, from the coding sequence ATGAACATTCGTCAACAACCGGAATACCAGTTGCAACTACGCTGTCCCGGTCACGGTTTCACCCTGATCGAGTTACTGACCGTCATCGCCATCATCGGCATCCTCGCGTCGCTCGTTCTGGTCAGTGTCGGCCAGGTGCGCCGCAAGGCTCGCGCCATCAAATGCACCTCCAACCTTCGCCAGATCGGCATCGCCGCCGCGGCATATTCGGCGGAAAACAAAGGCCGCATTGTTCCCTGCTTTTATCCTGGAGATGGCGATGCCGACGATCTCCGACACTGGACTGGCATTCTCGCTCCTTACATGGGTTGGAAAGGTGACAACTCGCCCGGTCAAAAGTGGGAGTCCTTTAACGTGATGCCTGTCTATCAGTGTCCTGAAAACGAGGGCATGTTTGGCTACAGCCACAACTACAGCGAACTCTCATGGATTCAGGCGAATCAGAGCATCAACCAATGGGTTACCTACGAACAAGTGGAGATCCCCAGCAAAACCGTGTTCATGGCTGATAGCTACGATCCCGGCAACCCGACCTCATGGAAGGGCATTCTGCGCAAACCATCCGACAGCAACAAACGCAGCACCGTCCATTTTCGCCACTCCGACGCAGCCAATGTGCTATGGGTTGATGGCCATGTCTCCTCCATGAAACAGTCCTCCGACCTGATGCGCACCGACAATTATTATTTCAAGAAGCAGAAATAG
- a CDS encoding LacI family transcriptional regulator: MKITSSSAIQKPAMPPTTRELAAALGVSHNTVARALRNDPEIALATKNRILKAAEEAGYRMNPLVSALMNRVRRRGKLESSGEVIGFLTSYTREDRWRTHPSLSEHYRGAHTRAEELGFQLEPFWLGTGGVDSARVGRVLRARGIRGAIIGPVLADYHPFRLDWDHLAVVAIGAGFRQVPVHRITHHQTTGMQTCYAHLRQFGYKRIGFVSHLSDDSRIHHLWRAGYLAAQQVHGGDRLEIFFTGSYEESEPVRSWLKREKPDAVIGTWVHPMLQELQVRIPERLGFASLDIMRAQLGQLAGIWQDNERIGAVAMDLLAGQIYRNETSLPKTPTLTHMEGTWMDGPTVRRQPGRRSP; encoded by the coding sequence ATGAAAATCACCTCCTCCTCCGCCATTCAAAAGCCGGCGATGCCGCCGACCACTCGCGAGCTGGCTGCCGCGCTGGGCGTGAGTCACAACACGGTGGCGCGGGCGCTGCGCAATGATCCGGAAATCGCGCTCGCCACCAAAAACCGGATACTCAAGGCCGCCGAAGAGGCCGGCTACCGGATGAATCCCCTGGTGAGCGCGCTGATGAACCGGGTTCGCCGACGCGGAAAACTGGAGTCAAGCGGAGAAGTGATCGGGTTTCTCACCAGCTACACCCGCGAGGACCGGTGGCGGACACATCCGTCATTGAGCGAGCACTACAGGGGAGCTCACACACGGGCCGAGGAGCTGGGGTTTCAACTGGAACCGTTCTGGCTGGGAACGGGAGGCGTGGATTCCGCCCGGGTCGGACGGGTGTTGCGGGCGCGCGGGATTCGGGGTGCGATCATCGGGCCCGTGCTCGCGGACTATCATCCGTTTCGCCTCGACTGGGATCATCTTGCGGTGGTGGCCATCGGCGCCGGATTCCGGCAGGTGCCGGTTCACCGGATCACGCATCACCAGACCACGGGGATGCAGACGTGTTATGCGCACTTGCGGCAGTTTGGTTATAAAAGAATCGGCTTCGTAAGTCACCTGTCCGACGATTCCCGCATCCATCATCTGTGGCGCGCCGGTTATCTGGCGGCACAGCAGGTGCATGGCGGCGACCGCCTGGAGATTTTTTTCACGGGGAGTTACGAGGAGTCCGAACCTGTCCGGAGCTGGTTGAAGCGTGAAAAACCGGATGCGGTCATCGGGACGTGGGTTCATCCCATGTTGCAGGAGTTGCAAGTGAGGATTCCGGAACGGTTGGGGTTTGCCAGCCTCGACATCATGAGAGCGCAACTGGGCCAGCTCGCCGGCATCTGGCAGGACAACGAACGCATCGGAGCAGTGGCGATGGATTTGCTGGCAGGGCAGATTTACCGCAACGAAACCTCGCTGCCGAAGACCCCGACCCTGACCCACATGGAGGGGACGTGGATGGACGGACCGACCGTGCGACGGCAGCCAGGCAGGCGATCACCATAA
- a CDS encoding endo-beta-mannanase translates to MTIDSSGYFRDAAGARFIPVGANYWPASCGVEMWQAWPEDEIFSDLDLMASLGFNTVRFFVRWPDFEPRPGEYDATMLSRLLRLLDACGERGLRPQPSLFVGWMSGGIFWPPWKSDTQNLFSDPVMIERGAAYARTITTHLKPFATHLCGIDLGNELDALPDCSAATPAQVHEWCRRMTGAIREVLPEALILSGCDHQQVIADTGWRLGGSSPCYSAGGTPAPRMVPNPAQPGIDVLTMHGYPVPNWHPVQGSGLADPLTRSLLPFYVKCARAFGPVLLQEFGTILTSRAAAPHTDAYLRAILPACREAGANGYLWWCFKDIPAPLHPYIKNNFESELGLVDIEGRVKKGLEYFVEFARAETQRALKVLTACEQLDHSAEDAPTVHLYWPRHYYHRNNHRNPGNEPRETSRRLILAHHLLQSAEEHVGIVRGDQPLPSPSEVERIIITGVFTGLDEIKELHSWVEQGGQLLWHAPDPVNWAQAMSRLVGAEIADYRAATPAITATDEGPYEFTCFLRGMRVRIEPRGAQILMTDNEGSPLVLRHRVGAGCVTSVLADVEASFLSQWPDRQTQEASWSAWYAALLTKDQSEGVAR, encoded by the coding sequence ATGACCATCGATTCTTCCGGTTACTTTCGTGACGCCGCAGGCGCCCGTTTCATCCCCGTCGGGGCCAACTACTGGCCTGCCTCCTGCGGCGTGGAGATGTGGCAGGCATGGCCGGAGGATGAGATCTTTTCCGATCTCGATCTCATGGCCTCACTCGGTTTCAACACCGTGCGTTTCTTTGTTCGCTGGCCGGACTTTGAACCGCGCCCCGGCGAATACGATGCCACCATGCTCTCGCGCTTGCTGCGCCTCCTGGACGCATGCGGGGAACGCGGCCTGCGCCCCCAGCCCAGCCTGTTCGTCGGCTGGATGAGCGGCGGCATTTTCTGGCCTCCCTGGAAATCGGATACACAGAATCTTTTCTCTGATCCTGTGATGATCGAGCGTGGCGCCGCCTATGCACGCACCATCACCACTCACCTGAAGCCGTTTGCGACACATCTTTGCGGCATCGATCTGGGCAACGAGCTGGATGCGCTCCCGGACTGCTCCGCCGCAACTCCGGCCCAAGTGCATGAATGGTGCCGGCGCATGACAGGAGCCATCCGCGAGGTGTTGCCCGAAGCGTTGATTCTTTCCGGCTGCGATCACCAGCAGGTAATCGCGGATACGGGCTGGCGTTTGGGCGGAAGCAGCCCGTGCTACTCTGCGGGTGGGACACCCGCGCCACGAATGGTTCCCAATCCGGCCCAGCCCGGCATTGATGTGCTCACCATGCACGGCTACCCGGTGCCCAACTGGCATCCGGTGCAAGGCAGCGGGCTGGCCGATCCACTCACCCGGTCATTGCTGCCGTTTTATGTGAAATGCGCCCGGGCCTTTGGTCCGGTCCTGTTACAGGAATTTGGCACCATTCTCACGTCACGCGCTGCGGCTCCCCATACAGATGCGTACCTGCGCGCCATTCTGCCCGCATGCCGTGAGGCCGGAGCCAATGGTTATTTGTGGTGGTGTTTCAAGGACATTCCCGCACCGTTGCATCCCTACATCAAAAACAATTTCGAAAGTGAGCTCGGACTCGTGGACATCGAAGGCCGGGTGAAGAAAGGGCTGGAATACTTTGTCGAATTTGCCCGAGCTGAAACTCAGCGCGCCCTCAAGGTCCTCACCGCATGCGAACAGCTCGACCACTCAGCCGAGGATGCCCCCACGGTGCATCTGTATTGGCCGCGCCATTACTATCATCGCAATAACCACCGAAATCCCGGTAATGAGCCGCGCGAGACCTCACGTCGTCTGATCCTGGCCCACCATCTCCTGCAATCGGCAGAGGAACACGTCGGCATTGTACGTGGCGACCAGCCTCTTCCGTCTCCATCCGAAGTCGAACGTATCATCATTACGGGAGTTTTTACCGGTTTGGATGAAATCAAGGAGCTCCATAGTTGGGTGGAGCAAGGCGGGCAGCTTCTCTGGCACGCCCCTGATCCGGTCAATTGGGCACAAGCCATGAGCCGGCTTGTCGGCGCAGAGATTGCCGATTACCGCGCAGCAACGCCTGCGATCACCGCAACAGATGAAGGCCCATACGAGTTTACATGTTTCCTCCGGGGCATGCGTGTGCGCATCGAGCCTCGTGGCGCCCAAATCCTGATGACAGATAACGAAGGATCTCCCTTGGTGCTTCGCCATAGAGTGGGAGCCGGTTGCGTCACCAGCGTTCTGGCAGATGTGGAAGCCTCCTTTTTGTCCCAATGGCCGGACAGGCAGACGCAGGAAGCGTCATGGAGTGCCTGGTACGCCGCCCTGCTCACCAAAGATCAATCCGAAGGGGTCGCGCGTTAA
- a CDS encoding glycosyhydrolase, which translates to MLVASFTTLAVLPAANALQPSDLTDFFPSSQAGADLPLRFHDAPSATVVSCTIRDYTGATLRTEQIKTGDDGRFAVSTQNLAAGFYELDATLSPSPAAATEGNASSTKPRSHSFTFLRLPPKPADATDKNTPYFFSADTAFSWLVPRQDNRPARINTLAQALPGGLARERLSWAGLHPAPGRFDWETDRAYETTRRAYETAGVKILEMFHDAPAWLGRGQNKKFPQDLVESARSWSVIGKRWERYWGAIEIWNEPNLSFGDLQPGDQYTPLVKAVRYALRTANVSTPIGGGVFAYLTPDYLSQCARNGLLDESDFISFHHYGDALGIEKKITEVRDWLREYGHESKPVWLTEIGQPWNGSNGDAAARSQQQENACVFAMQGVESRACGVAGWFPFVYPAYNEHGYNNFGMTDERGLPLRSTAAAAAASRLLAQTSYAGDLALPDIPGNKNVRKIRVFDKTPAIADEVLVIVYTGDVAEGAAVTLPFAVKSALGVDGRALLPVSSGRGQVEVPVPDGLVYVIAGKSAIAPYLDTRTEAMRLTKIANSPPPPLPDVSPIVLQPSLDLDASKITAVVRGYILPPEAEEGAGLAIPVTVRVNNLSGKPHEVSLSHNALHDGAAGEAVVIEPHSFKDAVFNIDPLKLPARSDGVHSFVVKATHDGDGGRVAPVAVDFIPSLGLEQYLAQNPYQFTLPIAETHRWQANANGRIIWGKISPEAKWGYRVKFSKGDRWAYPRFSIPQEVELDRVTGVLLRARCEQAAEVRLMSWDQEGAQNFTTSRLIPADGKWHVACVPLSAWLKPDADNAPLGRQLHKLSLGMNGKTDENAIEVSDFYLIGQ; encoded by the coding sequence TTGCTTGTCGCCTCGTTCACGACGCTTGCCGTCCTCCCGGCCGCGAACGCGCTGCAACCCTCCGATCTCACGGATTTTTTCCCATCATCCCAGGCCGGCGCCGACCTCCCGCTGCGATTCCACGACGCCCCGTCCGCCACGGTTGTTTCCTGCACGATAAGGGACTACACCGGCGCGACACTCCGCACCGAACAAATCAAGACCGGCGACGACGGGCGCTTTGCCGTCTCCACCCAAAACCTTGCCGCGGGTTTTTATGAGTTGGACGCAACCCTCTCCCCCTCTCCCGCCGCCGCAACAGAGGGGAACGCGTCATCGACCAAACCCCGGAGTCACTCGTTCACCTTTCTGCGCCTGCCGCCGAAACCGGCGGATGCGACGGATAAAAACACGCCGTATTTCTTTTCCGCTGACACAGCGTTTTCGTGGCTCGTGCCGCGGCAGGACAATCGCCCCGCGCGCATCAACACCCTCGCACAAGCACTGCCCGGCGGACTCGCCCGCGAACGCCTTTCGTGGGCCGGGCTGCATCCGGCGCCGGGGCGGTTTGATTGGGAAACCGACCGCGCCTACGAAACCACGCGCCGCGCCTACGAGACGGCGGGCGTGAAAATTCTGGAAATGTTTCACGACGCCCCCGCATGGCTCGGACGCGGACAAAACAAAAAATTCCCGCAAGACCTTGTAGAAAGCGCGCGCTCGTGGTCGGTCATCGGCAAACGCTGGGAACGTTATTGGGGCGCGATTGAAATCTGGAACGAACCCAACCTCTCCTTCGGCGACTTGCAGCCCGGCGACCAATACACGCCGCTTGTCAAGGCCGTCCGTTACGCGCTGCGAACCGCGAATGTGAGCACGCCCATCGGCGGCGGCGTATTCGCGTATCTGACTCCCGACTACCTCTCGCAGTGCGCCCGCAACGGTCTGCTGGACGAAAGTGACTTCATCAGCTTTCACCATTACGGCGACGCCCTTGGCATTGAGAAAAAGATCACGGAAGTGCGTGACTGGCTGCGCGAATACGGCCACGAAAGCAAACCGGTGTGGCTGACGGAAATCGGCCAGCCGTGGAATGGCAGCAATGGTGATGCGGCGGCGCGTTCGCAGCAGCAGGAAAACGCCTGTGTGTTTGCGATGCAGGGTGTGGAAAGCCGCGCCTGCGGCGTCGCAGGCTGGTTCCCGTTCGTGTATCCGGCCTATAATGAACACGGCTATAATAATTTTGGCATGACGGACGAACGGGGTTTGCCGTTGCGTTCCACCGCGGCGGCAGCGGCGGCCTCGCGCCTCCTCGCGCAAACTTCCTATGCGGGCGACCTCGCCCTTCCTGATATTCCCGGAAACAAAAACGTCCGCAAAATCCGGGTTTTTGACAAAACTCCGGCAATTGCGGACGAGGTGCTTGTGATCGTTTATACGGGCGACGTTGCGGAGGGTGCGGCAGTCACGCTGCCCTTTGCCGTGAAGTCTGCCCTGGGCGTGGATGGCCGCGCGCTTCTCCCCGTTTCTTCAGGCCGGGGGCAGGTGGAGGTTCCGGTTCCCGATGGACTTGTTTACGTGATCGCCGGAAAAAGCGCCATCGCGCCGTATCTGGATACACGGACGGAGGCGATGCGTTTGACGAAAATCGCAAACTCTCCCCCCCCTCCCTTGCCGGATGTTTCGCCAATCGTGTTGCAACCCTCGCTTGATCTGGACGCGAGCAAGATCACGGCGGTTGTGCGCGGCTACATATTGCCGCCGGAGGCGGAAGAAGGCGCGGGCCTGGCAATTCCCGTAACTGTGCGCGTCAACAATTTGTCCGGCAAGCCGCACGAAGTCTCCCTTTCACACAACGCGCTCCACGATGGCGCCGCGGGCGAGGCGGTGGTGATCGAGCCGCATTCGTTCAAGGATGCGGTGTTCAACATAGACCCGCTAAAGCTGCCCGCGCGTTCGGATGGCGTGCATTCGTTTGTGGTCAAGGCAACGCATGATGGCGACGGCGGACGTGTCGCGCCGGTCGCGGTGGACTTCATTCCTTCGCTCGGTCTCGAACAGTATCTGGCGCAAAACCCGTATCAATTCACTCTCCCGATTGCGGAAACTCATCGCTGGCAGGCCAACGCCAACGGGCGGATAATCTGGGGTAAAATATCGCCCGAGGCGAAGTGGGGATACAGGGTAAAATTCTCGAAGGGTGACCGCTGGGCGTATCCGAGATTTTCCATTCCGCAGGAGGTGGAGCTTGACCGTGTGACGGGCGTGTTGTTGCGCGCCCGGTGCGAGCAGGCGGCGGAAGTGCGTTTGATGTCGTGGGACCAGGAGGGAGCGCAGAATTTTACGACGTCCAGACTCATCCCCGCTGACGGCAAGTGGCATGTGGCCTGCGTGCCTTTGTCCGCGTGGTTGAAACCCGACGCGGACAATGCGCCGCTTGGTCGCCAGTTGCACAAGCTGTCACTGGGCATGAACGGCAAAACCGACGAAAACGCCATTGAGGTCAGCGACTTTTATCTCATTGGCCAATAG